From the Trabulsiella odontotermitis genome, the window TATTCTGGAAATATAGATAAAGGAGGTATTATGGATTTAAACACTGCTGCAAACGCACTTCGAGAACTGGGCCACCCGACACGTCTCAGCATATACCGGGAGCTGGTCAGGGCGGGTCATGAAGGCCTGCCGGTTGGCGAACTGCAGAAGCACCTTGAGATTCCTGCCTCCACGCTCAGCCATCATCTTTCAGCGCTGATATCCGCTGGACGGCACTGTTGCAAATAGTCGGTGGTGATAAACTTATCATCCCCTTTTGCTGATGGAGCTGCACATGAACCCATTCAAAGGCCGGCATTTTCAGCGTGACATCATTCTGTGGGCCGTACGCTGGTACTGCAAATACGGCATCAGTTACCGTGAGCTGCAGGAGATGCTGGCTGAACGCGGAGTGAATGTCGATCACTCCACGATTTACCGCTGGGTTCAGCGTTATGCGCCTGAAATGGAAAAACGGCTGCGCTGGTACTGGCGTAACCCTTCCGATCTTTGCCCGTGGCACATGGATGAAACCTACGTGAAGGTCAATGGCCGCTGGGCGTATCTGTACCGGGCCGTCGACAGCCGGGGCCGCACTGTCGATTTTTATCTCTCCTCCCGTCGTAACAGCAAAGCTGCATACCGGTTTCTGGGTAAAATCCTCAACAACGTGAAGAAGTGGCAGATCCCGCGATTCATCAACACGGATAAAGCGCCCGCCTATGGTCGCGCGCTTGCTCTGCTCAAACGCGAAGGCCGGTGCCCGTCTGACGTTGAACACCGACAGATTAAGTACCGGAACAACGTGATTGAATGCGATCATGGCAAACTGAAACGGATAATCGGCGCCACGCTGGGATTTAAATCCATGAAGACGGCTTACGCCACCATCAAAGGTATTGAGGTGATGCGTGCACTACGCAAAGGCCAGGCCTCAGCATTTTATTATGGTGATCCCCTGGGCGAAATGCGCCTGGTAAGCAGAGTTTTTGAAATGTAAGGCCTTTGAATAAGACAAAAGGCTGCCTCATCGCTAACTTTGCAACAGTGCCAGCTGCGGGCCGCTCCCGCCGCGAAGGACGTGCTCGACGCCATCGAGGTGCTGCGCGGCATGAACAGCGACAACGCCCGCAAGGTGCCCGCCGACGCGCCGACCGAGTTCATCAAGCCGCGCTGGCAGAAGCTGGTCATGACCGACACCGGCATCGACCGGCGCTACTACGAACTGTGCGCGCTGTCGGAGATGAAGAACGCGTTGCGTTCCGGCGACATCTGGGTGCAGGGGTCGCGCCAGTTCAAGGACTTCGAGGACTACCTGGTGCCGCCCGCGAAATTCGCCAGCCTCAAGCAGGCCAGCGAATTGCCGCTGGCCGTGGCCACCGACTGCAACCGGTACCTGAACGACCGGCTGACGCTGCTGGAAACACAGCTTGCCACCGTCAACCGTATGGCGACGGCCAACGAGCTGCCGGACGCCATCATCACCGAGTCAGGCTTGAAGATCACGCCGCTCGACGCGGCGGTACCCGACACCGCCCAAGCGCTGATCGACCAGACGGCAATGATCCTGCCGCACGTCAAGATCACCGAACTGCTGCTGGAGGTGGACGAATGGACGGGCTTCACTCGGCATTTCGCGCATCTGAAATCGGGCGACCCGGCCAAAGACAAGAACCTGTTGCTGACCACGATCCTCGCCGACGCGATCAACCTGGGCCTGACCAAGATGGCGGAGTCTTGCCCCGGCACGACCTACGCCAAGCTGGCTTGGCTGCAAGCCTGGCACATCCGCGACGAAACCTACGGGGCGGCGCTGGCCGATCTGGTCAACGCACAGTTCCGCCATCCCTTCGCCGAGCACTGGGGCGACGGCACCACCTCATCGTCGGACGGCCAGAACTTCCGCACCGGCAGCAAGGCCGAGAGCACCGGCCACATCAACCCGAAATACGGGAGCAGCCCAGGGCGGACGTTCTACACCCACATTTCTGACCAGTACGCGCCATTTCACACCAAGGTCGTGAACGTCGGCGTGCGCGATTCGACCTACGTGCTCGACGGCCTGCTGTACCACGAGTCCGACTTGCGGATCGAGGAGCATTACACCGACACGGCGGGCTTCACCGATCACGTCTTCGCCCTGATGCACCTCCTGGGCTTCCGCTTCGCGCCGCGCATCCGCGACCTGGGCGACACCAAGCTCTACATCCCGAAGGGCGACGCCGCCTATGACGCGCTGAAACCCATGATCGGCGGCACGCTCAACATCAAGCACGTCCGCGCCCATTGGGACGAAATCCTGCGGCTGGCCACCTCGATCAAGCAGGGCACGGTGACGGCCTCCCTGATGCTCCGAAAGCTCGGCAGCTACCCACGCCAGAACGGCCTGGCCGTGGCGCTCCGCGAGCTGGGCCGCATCGAGCGCACGCTGTTCATCCTGGACTGGCTGCAAAGCGTGGAACTGCGCCGCCGCGTGCATGCCGGCCTGAACAAGGGCGAGGCGCGCAATGCGCTGGCCAGGGCAGTGTTTTTCAACCGCCTGGGTGAAATCCGCGACCGCAGTTTCGAGCAGCAGCGCTACCGGGCTAGCGGCCTCAATCTGGTAACGGCTGCCGTCGTGTTGTGGAACACGGTCTATCTGGAACGGGCTGCGCACGCGCTGCGTGGCAACGGCCATGCCGTTGATGACGCGCTGTTGCAGTACCTGTCGCCGCTCGGTTGGGAGCACATCAACCTCACCGGCGATTACCTCTGGCGCAGCAGCGCCAAGATCGGCGCGGGCAAGTTCAGGCCGCTACGACCGCTGCAACCGGCTTAGCGTGCTTTATTTAATGAGATGGTCACTCCCTCCTTCCCAGTACTATGCTGAGGACAGGCTTTCATTCGGAGAACCATCATGGAAAACATTGCGCTTATTGGTATCGATCTGGGTAAGAACTCTTTCCATATTCATTGTCAGGATCATCGTGGGAAGGCCGTTTACCGTAAAAAATTCACCCGACCAAAGCTAATCGAATTTCTGGCGACATGCCCGGCAACAACCATCGCGATGGAAGCCTGTGGCGGTTCTCACTTTATGGCACGCAAGCTGGAAGAGTTAGGGCATTTTCCAAAGCTGATATCACCGCAATTTGTCCGCCCATTCGTTAAAAGCAACAAAAATGACTTCGTTGATGCTGAAGCTATCTGTGAAGCAGCATCACGTCCATCTATGCGTTTCGTGCAGCCCAGAACCGAATCTCAGCAGGCAATGCGAGCTCTGCATCGTGTCCGTGAATCCCTGGTTCAGGATAAGGTGAAAACAACTAATCAGATGCATGCTTTTCTGCTGGAATTTGGTATCAGCGTTCCGCGAGGTGCTGCCGTTATTAGTCGACTGAGTACCCTTCTTGAGGACAGTAGTTTGCCTCTTTATCTCAGCCAGTTACTGCTGAAATTACAACAGCATTATCACTATCTTGTTGAGCAGATTAAAGATCTGGAATCTCAGTTGAAACGAAAGTTGGACGAAGATGAGGTTGGACAGCGCTTGCTGAGTATTCCCTGCGTTGGAACGCTGACTGCCAGTACTATTTCAACTGAGATTGGCGACGGGAAGCAGTACGCCAGCAGCCGTGACTTTGCGGCGGCAACAGGGCTGGTACCCCGACAGTACAGCACGGGAGGTCGGACGACATTGTTAGGGATTAGCAAGCGGGGCAACAAAAAGATCCGAACTTTGTTGGTTCAGTGTGCCAGGGTATTCATACAAAAACTGGAACACCAGTCTGGCAAGTTGGCCGACTGGGTCAGGGAGTTGTTGTGTCGGAAAAGCAACTTTGTCGTCACCTGTGCTCTGGCAAACAAGCTGGCCAGAATAGCCTGGGCACTGACGGCGCGACAGCAAACTTACGAAGCATAAAGGCAGAAATACACCAGTTTAAACAATCATTCATCTGGTTTTGCGAATACTGATATTGATGATACTAACGGCCCACCGGCCTGTTGAGGAACCTGTAAAACGGAAAGGCTCATTGAAGCCGTATATTTTCTGGAGGTTCATCAGGCGCGGAACTCATCGAGGCGCGGGAATAAAATCCCATTCAGACGCCGGATAGATTCAAGCAAGCCAACTTGTCGTCAAAATCGGTGTTGCAAAAACGGGAGTGACCATAGATTCCGTTTTCTGAGGCGACCCCCACATAGAGAGAGCATAAAAAATATTGGGGCAGCGTGAGCTATGCTGCCATCGCTGGTCCCTTCCCGTCACTTTGAAAACCCGGATACCAGCAGACAAATTTATCCTGCAGTTCGTTATTCAAAACGGCGGTCCGGGTCTGTAACAAATAATGAGCCCCTTTTCTGCTCCACTGCATCTGCTGCTTTTTGGCCATTCGTCTGGCGATCACTTCATTGATCGTGGATTCCACAAACGCGGTTGATACCGGCTCTCCGTACCGACGCATTTCGCCGTAGTTTGGGATCATCATCTTATTATTCCGGATGTAGGTATACATTTCATCCAGATGTTTTTGCAGGGATTTCAGGCTAGGATAGCTGAGTTCAGGGTCATCGCAATACATAACGCAATTATCAATATGTTCCAGCGCAGCGACAACATTGCCATGCCAGAGATATCGTTTAATGCTTTCCAGCAGTGCCAGAACTTTACTCCCCGCCTCTGGATCTGATACCAGCAGTCCCCGGGCATATTGCATGAGCACCGTCAGCCTCATGGTGATATGAAACCAGTCCAGCACATGCGTTGACTCAGGGTACATACCGAACTGGAGGTCCCTGAGATTATCCGCGCCGTCGGACAGAAAAAATATCTGCTGGTTGGCCTGCATTCCCTGCGCTGAAAGGTGGGTCATGAGCCTGCGTTCCGGATGACAGTCATCCTTCTGAACAAAACCGAAGCGGCGGGTGTCAGCAGGCGCACCAACGGAAAAAGACTTCCCGGCAATAATTTCAAAATTACGCTTTTTGTCATCCCGATCGCGAACATAACCACCATCTATACCCACCACAAGCGGTTTTCCTGGCCTGGGCAGGTTCCCCCAGTCGCGGGGGCAGCCGGAAAGAAAACCTGAATGAGCTTCAGCCTCAGCGTCAAGACGCTGCGCCACCTGGCATAAATGATTCCTCACCGTTGAGGCATTCAGGCTGTGGCCCACCGGCAGAATATCTTTCAGCAGACGAGTCGTCATTTCATAGGAGATCATCGAGGCCCAGCGGGTTTCAATATATTTCAGTGCCGGGTGAGAATAATCGCCGGCCCAGTCGCTGAGCAAACTGACTGTCTTTGTATCACTCTCTTCACAACGGCACCGGTACACCCGAAGCCCGGATACCGGAATAACGCCAAACAGCGTCCGGTACCGTATTTTCTGTTTGCCTTTGATTCTGCGCGCAGCAAGGCAGTGAGGGCACCGGATATGGTGTTGAGTATATTCGTCTGCCTGCAGCTGGACCACCGACTGCTGGACCGTATTCAGCAACAGCTTGGATTCTGACACCGATAATCCGATGTCGTTCCGGGTCTCCCCTGATTTCTGGATTGTCATCAGTTCCTCCGTTCGACTGGAGCCTGATTCATCGGTGATGACTATCTGGAGCGTCAGTTGCATCATTGCCTCCTGCTGTGGTGGATGACTATCTCCCGGCTACTGGTTGTTCATCTGGTGACGAAGCTTATAATATGTGGAAACGCCAAGGCCCGCATGGTCGCAGGCGATCCTGAGCCTGACCCCTCTGCTTCTGAGTGCGTCAATTTCCTGGATCTTTTTGATATCGGCGCCGGGGCGCCCTGTTTTTTCACCCCGTGCTTTTTTCGCGGCGATGCCGTCGGCCTGCCTTTCCTTCAGTAAGGCTCGTTCAAACTGGCTGAATGCCGACATCATGTGCAGCTGCAGTTCCTGCATCGGATTGTTTGTGCCGGCGCTGAACGTCAGCTGCTCTTTCAGAAAAATAAGGGTAACGCCCTGGTCACGAAGCCGGGTGGTGACAGCGCACATATCCGACATATTCCGGCAAAGGCGATCGATGGAATGAACCAGAAGCGTATCACCAGGGCGTAATTGCCCCAGGAGTTCCTGTAACCCCGGGCGGTTTGTGTCCTTCGCGCTGGCATGCTCAACACAAATTTTATCAGGCTGAAAACCCGCCTTTGACAATGCCTCTTCCTGACGGGCCGTATTCTGATCGGCCGAGCTTACCCTGATGTAGGCATATTGCACGCAAAACCTCCGGAAGGTCTTTAAACATCATAGAGATTTAAAGAATAATCCATAAACACTGATTTAGGGAGGTTTATAGACATTTTTTCGGGGATCTGAGAGGCATGCTGAAAACGTATACCTTTATAGACATCAGTCAGCGACGACGGCCCAGCCAGATAACTTCAGGCTCCAGTACCGGAGATGCAAGGTCGAGCCTGCTCAGTTGCCGGTTGATTTTGTGGCGGTTGAACCTGACAGCATCCAGGTCGTCAGCAAAAGGGCGGATCTCGCCGACCGTTGTTTCATCATCCGCATTAACGATAGCTTCAAGAAACGCCAGGGTTTTATCGAACTCATCCGCAGCTGTGGCTCCGGGCATACCATGGCCGCTTATACAAAACGGCGCTTTCAGCGTAGAGTTTTCATAAATGGCCTCAACACGAATGTCATGAAGCCAGTGCTCAAAGAAATTGTATTCATAGGTAAAGCGATCGCCAGCATCAAAAGCAAAATCATCAATCACGACCCGGAACGGATTATCGACAAAACCGATGCCTCCTTCGTAGGAGATACCGTAATCTTTGCCATAAATGTGAAATTGATGGAGATGGTCGTCCCCCCAGCCCTGCACTATCTGGAAAATGAAGTGAAGCGCGGCCAGTGACGTGTCGGCAGCAATTCTCAGCCGACGCCAGACCATCGGACTGACTCCATGAACTGCTATTTTGATGACGTAGATCTTCATAGTCAGCAGGTATTGTTATGAAATGATGGTGGTTATTTTAACCCCTGTAGATGGCATCATTCGATGGCTGCCCCGAGGTTTTTCATGCTCTCCTGCTATATGGCTCTATTGTGAAGACGCCTGAGGGTAAAAATTTATACATGGTTGTCCCTATGTCTATTATTGCAAGGTTGACAATATTATTCGTTTTATAAATTTGAGCGTTTAAAATCACACATCAAAGCAATTAGTCAGGATAAACAACAATACCCAGTGCTTCGAGAATCAGTTCTTGCTGCCAGGCTGCAATTTTGATACCTGATGTATCGACTTTGCGGGGATCTAAACCGTCGAGTTCGGCGTGGCATAAATTGGCACCCTGTAGGCTAAATTGCCCCCAGACATCTTCGGAAAAAACACCTCGACTTAAGTCTGACTCTTTCAGTGATGCACCCGCTAGGTTCGTTCCTATCCAGCGATTTTCAAACAACTCACATTTTTCTAAACAAACCCTCTCCATATTGGCATAGGAAAGATTACATCCAGAAATAAATGCTGAGCAAAAGTACATACGATTACTCACTTGATGGGCAAAGTTTGTTCGGGAAAAGTTGGCACCTTTTAAATCACACGCACGGAACTCTATACCGTAGCAATTGGCATTACTGAAGTTTGCCATCGCAAGTTGGCATTGTTGGAAACTTGCATCACGAAGATCTGCGACATCAAAGTGGCAGCCTTCGATATCACCCTGTTCAATGAACTTGCAGTTGACGAATGTCGTATCACGCAAGTTAGCACGTCGAAAGTCGCTGCGAATGAATGTGCAAGCGGTGAAGGTGAGATCACTTAAGTCTTTATGTGAAAAGTTGTGGTGCCGATATGTATGATTGTAGGTTTCCATGAGTACTCCTTGTTGAAAGGAGGGCTAGACTACCATTATACATATGCCAAGACATTAAAATAAAAGCCTGTTACATCAACACATTACAACCCCTCAATTTACCTGTTTTAAGTGGTCAAATTGGCGCGTAGAGCGCCTATCGCTCTTGCATTGGCACGCGGCCCTGTTGAAAAAAGTTATTCGCTTTAGATAGGGTTAGGAGAGCCGTGCTTCGCCGGTAAAAAATCGGACTATCCGACGCAGGGCGGACTCATCGGCGGAGAAGCAAACTTTGACTATATCTCCCTACACTTGGAAGAGGGCTAGACTGGCCCCATAGATCACCAGACACTTCGACTCTCTTAAAATAAGAGGTAGTCTTGGAACTATGTTTAATACCAGTCAGAACGATAAGATGGTTGGAGTGTTATCAGGACCTGAGCGGCGTCGGCGTCGTACACCGCAGGAAAAAAGGCACTGTTGCAAAGTTAGCGATGAGGCAGCCTTTTGTCTTATTCAAAGGCCTTACATTTCAAAAACTCTGCTTACCAGGCGCATTTCGCCCAGGGGATCACCATAATAAAATGCTGAGGCCTGGCCTTTGCGTAGTGCACGCATCACCTCAATACCTTTGATGGTGGCGTAAGCCGTCTTCATGGATTTAAATCCCAGCGTGGCGCCGATTATCCGTTTCAGTTTGCCATGATCGCATTCAATCACGTTGTTCCGGTACTTAATCTGTCGGTGTTCAACGTCAGACGGGCACCGGCCTTCGCGTTTGAGCAGAGCAAGCGCGCGACCATAGGCGGGCGCTTTATCCGTGTTGATGAATCGCGGGATCTGCCACTTCTTCACGTTGTTGAGGATTTTACCCAGAAACCGGTATGCAGCTTTGCTGTTACGACGGGAGGAGAGATAAAAATCGACAGTGCGGCCCCGGCTGTCGACGGCCCGGTACAGATACGCCCAGCGGCCATTGACCTTCACGTAGGTTTCATCCATGTGCCACGGGCAAAGATCGGAAGGGTTACGCCAGTACCAGCGCAGCCGTTTTTCCATTTCAGGCGCATAACGCTGAACCCAGCGGTAAATCGTGGAGTGATCGACATTCACTCCGCGTTCAGCCAGCATCTCCTGCAGCTCACGGTAACTGATGCCGTATTTGCAGTACCAGCGTACGGCCCACAGAATGATGTCACGCTGAAAATGCCGGCCTTTGAATGGGTTCATGTGCAGCTCCATCAGCAAAAGGGGATGATAAGTTTATCACCACCGACTATTTGCAACAGTGCCCAGTCCACGCCTCAGAACTTGTGGGCTCGCTTTTAAAAAGTTCCCGTCCGTCAGGGCTGGCGCAGGCGATTATGGAGGTGGGACGGGTCAACAAGACGCTGTACCTCCTCAACTACATTGATGATGAAGAATATCGTCGCAGGATACTGACTCAGCTTAACCGGGGAGAAGGCCGTCACGCCGTGGCAAGGGCGATCTGTTACGGCCAACGTGGTGAGATTAGAAAACGTTACCGTGAGGGGCAGGAGGATCAACTGGGTGCGCTGGGGCTTGTCACTAACGCAGTTGTATTGTGGAACACGCTTTATATGCAGGAAGCGCTATCACATTTGCGCAGCGCTGGTGAGATCCCGGAAGACGAGCATATCTCACGCCTGTCGCCACTGATGTACGGTCATATCAACATGCTGGGACATTATACGTTCACGCTGCCGGAAAATATTCTGAAGGGAGAGTTGAGGCCATTAAATTTCAATTCAAACAATGAATTATTGCCTTAACGTGGTTTTTTACACGATTGAACCTCGAACCCCTATATCGGCTAAAGCACTCCGGTAGCTTGATTCACCCCACGGCCACGGCAGGATCTTGGCCGTCGCAAGCGCCAGGGGAAAATCTTCAGCTGCAAGCCTGAGTGATTTCATGTGCGTGTAATCCATCGCCCAGATGATTTTTGTGAAGAAGAACTCGCGCTCGTTCATGTC encodes:
- a CDS encoding IS6-like element IS26 family transposase, with the translated sequence MNPFKGRHFQRDIILWAVRWYCKYGISYRELQEMLAERGVNVDHSTIYRWVQRYAPEMEKRLRWYWRNPSDLCPWHMDETYVKVNGRWAYLYRAVDSRGRTVDFYLSSRRNSKAAYRFLGKILNNVKKWQIPRFINTDKAPAYGRALALLKREGRCPSDVEHRQIKYRNNVIECDHGKLKRIIGATLGFKSMKTAYATIKGIEVMRALRKGQASAFYYGDPLGEMRLVSRVFEM
- a CDS encoding IS110-like element IS5075 family transposase produces the protein MENIALIGIDLGKNSFHIHCQDHRGKAVYRKKFTRPKLIEFLATCPATTIAMEACGGSHFMARKLEELGHFPKLISPQFVRPFVKSNKNDFVDAEAICEAASRPSMRFVQPRTESQQAMRALHRVRESLVQDKVKTTNQMHAFLLEFGISVPRGAAVISRLSTLLEDSSLPLYLSQLLLKLQQHYHYLVEQIKDLESQLKRKLDEDEVGQRLLSIPCVGTLTASTISTEIGDGKQYASSRDFAAATGLVPRQYSTGGRTTLLGISKRGNKKIRTLLVQCARVFIQKLEHQSGKLADWVRELLCRKSNFVVTCALANKLARIAWALTARQQTYEA
- a CDS encoding ISKra4-like element ISKpn19 family transposase; this translates as MQLTLQIVITDESGSSRTEELMTIQKSGETRNDIGLSVSESKLLLNTVQQSVVQLQADEYTQHHIRCPHCLAARRIKGKQKIRYRTLFGVIPVSGLRVYRCRCEESDTKTVSLLSDWAGDYSHPALKYIETRWASMISYEMTTRLLKDILPVGHSLNASTVRNHLCQVAQRLDAEAEAHSGFLSGCPRDWGNLPRPGKPLVVGIDGGYVRDRDDKKRNFEIIAGKSFSVGAPADTRRFGFVQKDDCHPERRLMTHLSAQGMQANQQIFFLSDGADNLRDLQFGMYPESTHVLDWFHITMRLTVLMQYARGLLVSDPEAGSKVLALLESIKRYLWHGNVVAALEHIDNCVMYCDDPELSYPSLKSLQKHLDEMYTYIRNNKMMIPNYGEMRRYGEPVSTAFVESTINEVIARRMAKKQQMQWSRKGAHYLLQTRTAVLNNELQDKFVCWYPGFQSDGKGPAMAA
- a CDS encoding recombinase family protein, producing the protein MQYAYIRVSSADQNTARQEEALSKAGFQPDKICVEHASAKDTNRPGLQELLGQLRPGDTLLVHSIDRLCRNMSDMCAVTTRLRDQGVTLIFLKEQLTFSAGTNNPMQELQLHMMSAFSQFERALLKERQADGIAAKKARGEKTGRPGADIKKIQEIDALRSRGVRLRIACDHAGLGVSTYYKLRHQMNNQ
- a CDS encoding plasmid pRiA4b ORF-3 family protein, which translates into the protein MKIYVIKIAVHGVSPMVWRRLRIAADTSLAALHFIFQIVQGWGDDHLHQFHIYGKDYGISYEGGIGFVDNPFRVVIDDFAFDAGDRFTYEYNFFEHWLHDIRVEAIYENSTLKAPFCISGHGMPGATAADEFDKTLAFLEAIVNADDETTVGEIRPFADDLDAVRFNRHKINRQLSRLDLASPVLEPEVIWLGRRR
- a CDS encoding quinolone resistance pentapeptide repeat protein QnrS1 gives rise to the protein METYNHTYRHHNFSHKDLSDLTFTACTFIRSDFRRANLRDTTFVNCKFIEQGDIEGCHFDVADLRDASFQQCQLAMANFSNANCYGIEFRACDLKGANFSRTNFAHQVSNRMYFCSAFISGCNLSYANMERVCLEKCELFENRWIGTNLAGASLKESDLSRGVFSEDVWGQFSLQGANLCHAELDGLDPRKVDTSGIKIAAWQQELILEALGIVVYPD
- a CDS encoding DUF6710 family protein; the protein is MEQTDKRKQDKLKFDRVINLARRLPQPAIHDLLRALILPIQADYLLAVGTEGQDARPDMNEREFFFTKIIWAMDYTHMKSLRLAAEDFPLALATAKILPWPWGESSYRSALADIGVRGSIV